The region CGTGAACTCCGAGTTCGGCTGGCCGTTTGACGGGAACGAAGTACAGGCGACGGTGGGGTCGTTCGGTTCGACGCGTGTCATACCACCGGACATTACGCCTTCCACGGCCGGGGCTTATCCGGTTGTGATCGGCGCGGGAGCGCACGCTGGCGGCGAGCACACGTTCACGTCCAGCGACTTGACCGCTTTTCGGACCCAAGCTGGCTCCAATGATACCAACGACATAACCATCGGCGTCGGGCATCAGGACAACTGGACCAGCGGCGCGACCGACTACGCCACGTGGGATCACACGGTAGCGGACAGCCTCAACTATTCCTGGGCCGCTACGACGATTGCGCTTCGGCCACAGGGCGGCGCAACGATCCACAGCGGAGCGGGCTCGATATTGTCCTCTGCCGTTTGTGCGGTAACGGCCACGGCCCGCAGGATTGCCAGCGGTGCGATTGCGTCGGGCGCTGTTGTGGTGGCGGCTGCGGGGCTTTTACTAAGCGGCGCTGGCGCCGTCTCCTCGTCCGCTACCGTCCAAGCGGAGGCGTCGCGGGTGCAGTCGGCGTCCGCTGTAGTTGCTTCGAGCGCGACGGTTGGTGCCACGGCACAGGGAATACTTTCGGGGTCGGGCTCGGTCAGTTCATCTGCAACGACCAACGCCACCGCACAGGGGATACTTTCGGCGTCCGGCTCGGTCGCATCTTCGGCCACGATAGCGGCTGATGGTGTTCGGATACAGCAAGCGTCGGCTGCTGTTACGTCATCGGCTGCGGTTGGAGCATCTGCGGCTGGTATTTTTGTGGGCGAGGCAGATGTAGCGTCATCCGCTGTCGTCGCGGCGGATGGTGAGCTTGTCGCACCCGGCGGGACGACACATAACGGCGCTGGCGCAGTCGCGTCATCGGCTACAGTCGAAGCTACGGCGTCACTGCTACAGCAAGCATCTGGCTCTGTTTCGTCCTCCGCTACCGCCACGGCCAACGGCGAGCGGATTCAACCCGCATCCGCCACGGTCGCATCGAGCGCGTCGGTTGGTGCGACGGGCACCGCCCTTCGTCTGGCAACGGCAGATGTAGCGTCCACCGCTGTCGTAACGGCGAGCGGCGAGCTTGTAGCGCCCGGCGGTACGACGCATGACGGCTCCGGCAGCGTCTTGTCGTCTGCGGCGGTTGGAGCCAGCCCGGCGCTAATCGCCACGGGACAAGCCAGCGTCACGTCCTCTGCTACAGTTGCGAGCACGACGAGCAGCGGTGAGGAACCCCCAGCGCCGCCGCCAGCTTTGGGTAGCGGATGGTCGATGTCTGGAGGTGGCGGCGCATGGTCCGGATACAGGCCTCTCCACCCGGCACCACGTCTTCCATGGCTGGCCGCGCACGCTGAGGCGACATTCGCGCTCGAAGGCTTCGCCGAGGCGACCGTAGCAGTCGAGGCTTCCGCTAGGGCCCGATTCCGACTGACCGGGCGTGCTCGCGCGCGCGTCGGCCCTCACCCAGACGAAGAAGCCGTTGCGCTCCTCATCCTGGAGTTCGCGTGACAGCGATCGCTCCTAGTCCGCGCACACGGCCGAGCGATACCGACATCCCCGACGATCCCAAGCGTCTCGAGGACCGTCCACGTGCGCCCGGCACACCATCGAGGGAAGACTGATGGCCCCCCGCAAGAAGCCAGCGAAGCGCGCGCTCGCCGCGATGTTCGCCGATCGCTGGGCGATCCGCCCGGAGTCGCTCCGGCAGATGATCCAGATCGCTTCCCGCGAGAACCTCTCCCGCGAAGCCATCGAGGCCGAGCTCGGGCGCCCGCTCGACAATACGTACACCGTGACGGTGCGGGACGGCATCGCGCGGATCCCGGTCGCCGGCCCCCTCTTTCGCTACGCCAATCTCTTCACCGAGTGCAGCGGAGCGACGTCGTACGAGGAGATGGCGCGGGAGTTCGCCACCGCGCTCAACGATTCGCAGGTCAAGGCGATCGTGCTGGACATCGACAGCCCGGGCGGCGAGATAAACGGCTGCGCGGAGATGGCTGAGCTCGTGTTCAAAGCACGCGGCACGAAGCCGATCGTTGCGCACATCTCCGGCGACGGCTGCTCTGCTGCCTACTGGCTGGCGACGGCCGCGGATTCCGTTATCGCCGGCGACACCGCGGTCGTCGGCTGCATCGGCGTCGTCGCCTGCTACATCGACGCGTCCAAGCACTACGAGATGCACGGCATCGAGGAAATCGAAATCGTCTCGAGCCAGACCCCGAACAAGCGGCCGAACCCGGCGGAGGACGCCGGCCGGGCGCAGATCCAGCGCACGATCGACGACCTCGCCGGCGTGTTCATCTCCGCGATCGCGAAGCACCGCGGCGTCGGCGCCGACGTCGTGCAGTCGGACTTCGGCCAGGGCGACGTCTTCGTCGGCGCCGCCGCGGCCGCGGCCGGTCTCATCGACGGTGTCGCGACCTACGAGGAGCTCCACGCGAGCCTCCTCGAGAGCCCGGCGTCGGGCTCCTCATCCCACCCCACCGCTCCCACCTCCTCACGGAAACCACTCATGAAGAACCAGAGCCTGAAAGCCACCGCTGCCAACGCGCCGGATCCGGCAGACGACGAACAGGACCCGACCAAGAAGAAGCCGGCCGATCCGGATGCGCCCACGAGCGCGGAAGACCCGGACGAGGACAAGGACAAGGACCCGAAGGATCCGGACGAGGAGCCGAATGAAGAGGACGCCGCGGACGATCCCGAGGAGCCCGAGAAGGATGACGAGGACGAAGAGGAAGAGGAGGAGCAGCCCCGCACCAAGGCGGCCGCTCGGCGCGAGCGCGCGAGAATCCTCGGCATCCAGAGCCTCGCCCGCCCCGGCCAGGAGAAGCTCGCGGCCGAGGCCATCGAGCAGGGCATCTCAGTCAACGCGGCAGCTCGCCGCTTCCTCGAGGCGGAGCGCGGCGTCGGCGCAAACCGCCTGCAGTCGCTCAAGTCCGACGAGCAGCACCTCGATAAGCCCGGCCCCGTCGCACCCGCGGTGGTCGACCAGGCGTCCTCGGAAGCCACCGCGCAGTCCATCCTCGCCGTCCATCGGACGGTGTCCACCCCTCGCCGCCGCCGGTAGGGCGACGAACCACATCACGGAGTAACCAGACATGCCCGCTTCATTTGCATCGGCGAGCTACTCGCCAGACCGCCTCCTGGCCGGGGAGATTCCCCTGAAGAGCCGGAAGGCGACCCTCCTCTCGGGCGAGGCCTCGCGCTTGCGCGGCGCCGTGCTCGGCAAGAAGGCCACGGCCGGCACGATCGCCGGCGCCGCAGCGGCCGGCAACACCGGCGACGGCACGATCGGAACGCTCTCCGTCGCGGGTCGCGCGAAGGAAGGCGTGTACGTCGCAACGTTCGTCGAGCCGACGACGAATCTCGGCAGCTTTATCGTCGAGGATCCTGACGGCATCAACGTCGGCCGCGGTGTAGTCGGAACCGCGTTCTCCGGCCCGGTCGTGTTCACGATCTCAGACGGCGCGACGGACTTCGTCGCCGGCGACCGTTTCCTGATCACGGTCTCGGCCGTGACGTACAAGTACCTGCGGTCGGCCTCGGCGGCGACCGATGGTAGCGAGCGCCCGGTCGCGATCCTCGCGGAAGACTGCGACGCGACGTCGGCCGACGCGGAATGTCTCGTCTACGAGCGAGGCGACTTCAACGAGTCCGCGCTCAACTTCGGCACCGGGCACACGGCAGCGACGGTTCGTGACGCGCTCCGCCTCCTCGGAATCACCCTCGTCGCCGCGCAGGCGGCCTAACCACGCCGCACCGGCGAACCCATAGAGGACTACAGCAATGGACCTGTTCAGCACACACACCCTGATCGGCGTCGTGCAGGGCCTGAAGAGCCCGCCGTCTGCCCTGCTCGATCGCTACTTCGGTACGATCGTCCAGGACACCGCCGAGGAGATCCACTTCGACGTGATCTCCACCAAGCGGCGCATCGCGCCGTTCGTCTCACCGCTCGTCGAAGGAAAGATCGTCGAAGGCCTGGGCCACACGGTCAAGACCTTCCAGCCCGCGTACATCAAGGACAAGCGGGTGTTCGATTCCAACCGCCCGTTCAAGCGGGCGATCGGCGAGCAGATCGGTGGCTCGCTCTCGCCGCAGGAACGGCTGCAGGCGCACATCGCGTACGAGCTGCAGGACCAGACCGACATGGTCACGCGGCGGCTCGAGGTCATGGCGTCCGAGGCTATCCGCACCGGCAAGGTGACCGTCGTTGGTGACGGGTATCCGGAGCAGGTCGTGGACTTCGGCCGCGCGGCCGGCCACACCGTTACGGCGCTGTCAGGCGCAGCGATGTGGGACGAGACGACGTCGACGCCGCTGGACGACCTCCAGGCGTGGCACGACCTCGCGCTGCAGGAGAGCGGCGCTCCGGTGCCCGATGTGATCATGGGCATGACGGCGTGGAAGTGGTTCCGCAAGCACGCGGACGTGAAAGACCGCCTCGACGTGCGCAGGGCTCTCGGGTCGGAACTCGACCTGGGCGCACAGCTCACGGAAGGGATGATGTACCGGGGCGTGATCGACGGGTTCAACATCTTCACGTACGCCGGCTGGTACGTGGACCCCGCGACCGGTTCCGAGACGGCAATCTGGCCCGCCGACGTCGTCGCTCTCACGAGCGCGATGCTGGAAGGGGTCAGGGCCTTCGGCGCGATCCGCGACGAGGAGGCCGATCTCCAGGCGCTGCCGTTCTTCCCGAAGAGCTGGCTCAACAAGGACCCGGCAGTCCGGTACCTGATGATGCAGTCGGCCCCGCTCGTGGTGCCCACGCGTGTGAACGCGTCGGTCGCCGTGGACGTGGTCTAACGCAGCAGCAGCACTGACGTAACGGACGCTGGCCGTGTCCCTGGACTCGGATCTCGAGTGGGCATACGCCCAGACCGAGGACACGGTCAGCGTCGTGTACGGAGCGCAGGAAACCCGCGGCTACCTGGACAAGTTCGACCAGGAGCTCACGGGCGTGGGAGATGTCTCGGAACGGCGGATTCTGCTGCAGGTGCGCGCCGGCTCTCTCGTGAACGTCGCGAACGAGTCCGCGATCGTGGCCGGCGGGGGGAACTACCAGATCCGGGACAAGCAGCTGATCAACGACGGGAAGGAGCTCCGGCTCTACCTGGTGGAGGCGTAACGAGTGTTCGCGTCGATCGAGGTGATCCGGATGGTGGCGGCGATCGCGAAGGATCCTGTCTACGGAGTGAACGCGCAGATCGCGCTGCTCACGATGGACGGCGCCGACGCGAGGCCGCCAGTGCTGAAGGCGATTCTGAATGAGGCGGACGAGAACGTTGCGATCGACGAAAAGCCGGCGGTCGGCTGGCCGATCGGCGCGATCGTCGAAGATGACGACGGGATCGAGGCGGTTCCGGAGGCAGTGGTCGGCTACAGACAGATGGTCGTGGGGATCGCGTTCGTGATCGTCACCGATGCAGCTGGTGGCCCGCTCAACTGGCGCCGGGCGAAGTACACGGGGCAGGCGTTCGTGAACTCGATGGAGAAAGGACTGCTGGCGCCCGGGCGACTCGAAGTCGCCGGCGTTCGAAACGGCGTCCAAATCCTCCAGGCGACGTCACTGAACGCATCGAGCCTCGATGCGACGATCGGGCAGGCGCGGTTCAAGGGAGTCGTGCGGTACCGGTTCGACGTCGTGCACAACCTGTAGAAACGACAACGGAGAACGCCATGCTCGAGCACGTGAATGACGCGCCCAGACAATCGATGATCGTGGCCACCAGGCTCGAAGACGGCACGGTGCTCGTGACCGCGGCGGATCACGCGCGCGCGGCCGCGAAGATCTCGCCGCCGGCTCCCGAACCCGCAGCAGGGCCCGCAGCAGCTCCAGAAAACCTCACACCCGAAGCGCCTGCCGAATCCGGCACCGGCGAGGAGATAGAGTCCGATGCAAGCTGAACGCGCGAAGATCTACGCGATCGCGGCCAAGATCCACGCGGTGATCGGGACCGACCCGGTCCCGACGTTCGCCGCCAACGCCCTTCGGGTGATCGGCCAGCCCGAGCTCACCATCAACTACCTGGAAGAAGGCGACCGGGCCGACGAGCAGCACGCCGGCATGGGCGCCGCCGGCCAGGGCGAGAAGGTAGGCCGCTGGGGCCAGATCGACGTCTCCCTCGCGATCAAGGGCGGCGGCGCGGATTACTCTGCAGGCGCCAACAAGCCCGAATGGGACGCGCTCCTGCGAGCCGCCGGATTCTCGGCTACCGTTTCAGGTGTCGGTGGAGCGGGTGTCATCATGTACACCACGCTCGACAGCGGCGCCTTCGAGCGGGTCGCGCTCTACTGCCAGTCGGCCAACAAGCTGTACAAGCTGATCGACTGCATCGCGCTGCCGAAGCTGAACGCGGAAGCGGCCAAGCGCGGCGTCTTCACGTTCACTGTGATCGGCCGGATGTCGACCGACCCGGCCGAGAGTGCGTTCGCGGGCCAGACGCTCTCCAGCGTCGCGGCGCCGGCGTTCCACTCGCAGGCGATCTCGATCGGCGCGTACGCGACGCCCACGGTCCGGAAGCTGGATCTGGACTTCGGCACGGCGCACACGCCGCTGCCGAGCGCCGGCGCGACCGACGGACTCGACGGCTTCGAGATCACGGACCGCGATCTCAAGCTCGGCATGGAGATCCAGGTCGTGCCGCTCGCCACGTTCGATCCGTACGTCCTGGGCAAGCAGGCCTGGCCCGGGGGAACGGACACAAAGGTCGACTTCCAGGTCGGCGCCGCGCAGTTCAATCGCGTGAAGTTCGCGCTCGGCCAGTGGGCCTTCGGCACGCCGCCCAACAGCGACAACTCCGGGATCGCCACCTGGAACCTGCAGGGGCGGATCCTCGCGCGCTCTCTCGCCTCCGGGCGCGAGATCACCATCACGGCGGACTAAAGGAGCTTTCAACCATGGCGCGCAAAACCACCCGCCCGGCCGAGCCCTTCAAGTACATCCTGCCGCGCGACCGGAAGCTCCCGGCCGCGGAGCAGACCGTCTTCACGTGCCGGCCGCTCGCGCAGCAGGAGCGGATGCAGGCGATGGACAACGTCGAGGCGGTCCAGATCGACGGCTCCGGGGAGCGGCAGCTCCGGTTCCGCGGATTCCAGCAGGCGTACGAGATCGTGATGAGGTGCCTAGTCGACGTCGAGAACTTCCCCGCCGGCTCTCCGGTGCCGTATCCGTCCAAGGAAGATCGCGAGGCGAGAGCGAAGTACCTCGAGATGATGGACGATTTCGACGTGCACGCGCTCGGCGACCACATCTTCGATCATTCCACGATCGGGAGCGCCGAAAAAAACTTCTCGACGCCCTAGCGCACGCCGAGCTAGGGCGGACGGTCGCCGGCGATGAGTACTACCGCTGCGCCACGTGCGCCGAGCTGCCCGTCATGTACGGGCAGCTCGGCCACGATGGGCCCGCGACTTTCCCGTGGACGGAGAACTACCTCACGGGCGAGGCGATCGAGCGCTGTCCGATCCGGCAGCTGCAGCTCGCGCCGCCGGAGCTCCGGGAGGAGGTGCTCCGCTGGAAGAACACGCACTTCCCGCTCTTTAAGAAAGGCCGGCTGCTCGTCAGGGGCGAGATCAACGACCAGCCGGCGCGCTGGCTCGCGGCGATGCTCTATCTCGAGCAGCTCTCGGCGCGGATGGAGCGCAAGCACGTGGAGCTCAAACTCGCGGAGCAGAATGATGGTGCGTCATGATCGCTAACCAGGAGCGCCTCGAGCTCGTCCTCCAGGCGACCGACAAGGCCAGCGCGCAGCTGCAGGCTGTCCGCAAGGAGATCGAGCTCGCTCGGGGCTCGACGGACGGCACGGCCCGCTCAAGCATGCTCGTCGCGCAGAACCAGGAGAAGGTGGGCAACCAGGCGCGGCGCAGCGCGGCCGCGATGTCGTCGATCGCGTTCGCCGCGCAAAACGCGACGCTGGGAACGCGCGGCGCCGTCATGGCAGCGGGCAACCTTGCCTCCGCGGCCGCGGTGGGATCCGCGCGCATGGCGATGTGGTCCCCGCACATCGCGGCTGCGGTAATCGTCGCCGGGACCCTGTTCACGATCTTCCAGAAAATGAACAGGGAGGTGACCGGAATCAGTGAAGCCTCGAAGAACATGCTCTCGAGCTTCGAAGATTCAGCGATCGATGCCGTGTTCCAGAAGGCTCGCGAGCAAAGGGAAGCTGCTACGATCGCGGCTGCGAATTCCAAACCAAGGAGCGCGAAGGAAGTCGTCGAGGGAACGCCCGAGCAAAGGGCGCTGCAGGCCGCCATCGAGTGGGAGATCGAGGTCGGCAGGCGTCGGCGGGACATTCGACTCGCAAACACACGGAAACTGCGCGCGGACGCGACCGAAGAGGCGAAGCGCCAAGAGAAGGAGGCCGAGGAGCAGCGGAAGGAAGCGCTGGAGTTTCAGGGGCGCACGCTCATCGAGCTTCGGGAGCGGCGCCACCTGGCGGCCATGCAGGTCGGCGGCGCCAGCGACGTGGACATCGCGCTTCATCGCATCGAGCAGCAGTCGGCCGCCGAGATCCGCGCGCTGGACAAGTACAAGCTCGCAGCCGGCGAGCGGCTCGAGCTCGAGTATCGCATTCGCGAGGTGCACAACGAGCAGTTCAAGATCCTCGCAAGCCAGGCTGGCGCAGCGAATCGGCGCACTCACGCCGGCATGGAGGCCGAGTCCGAGGATCCGAGGGAAGCATTCCAGGGGCGGATGGAATTGATCCGGCTCGAGCGCGACGCACGGATCGCGGCCGGCATCGACGTCGCGACGGCGGACGCCATCGCCGAGCGCCAGCGCAGGGCACTCAGGCTCGAGACAGCCCGTGCAGCTATCGGCTACCTCAAGCAGATCGAGGACGCGACGCTCGGCTCGAGCAACAAACAGATCCGCGCGATCGGGATGCTGGCCAACACTGTCCGCCGGCTGCACATCGGCGCCGAGGCTTCGCTCGCGGCGGTGGAATCCGCGAGAGCGTTCGGCAAGGTGCCCGGCTACCTGGCGTCGCACCAGTACGGCAGCGCTGCGCTGTCCGCCCTCGCCGGCCTTAAGCTGGCGGCCGCGGCCGCGCTCGGCTTCCGGGAATCCCTGGGCGGTGGTGGTGGCGGTGGTGCCGGATCCGGCGGTGGTGGCGGCAGCGCGTCGGAGGCATCGCGCTTCGAGCCCAGCGCCGGGTCATCCGGAGCCGGATCCGGCATCACGATCAACCTGATCACCCGCGACCCCTACGGCCGCGAGTCCATCCAGCAGACGCTGTACAGCCTCGAGCGCGCCGGCGTGCTGAAGACGCCGGCGATTCAAATCCCCCCCACGACCGGAATCAGGGCCGCGTAATGCCTCCGCAAACGCCCCTCATCCTGGTGGATAATGTTTTCGATACCGTCAACCAACAGGTGCTGGGCGTGCTCTCCTCGAGCGGAGACGCCGCGAACCGGAGCGTCCGGAACATTGCGAACTACCGCCGGGAGCGTGACTACTGGCAGGCCGCGACGAGCGCCGCTGATCATTACGTGGCCGTGGACATCGGCGCTGGCAATACGCACGCGATCGACGCCTGCTGGATCGATCGCGGCCACAATCTCTGGGGGCACACGGTGCGCGTCGACGCATCCGATGCCTCCGACTTCTCCACCGGTGACGGCATCCAGCGCGTGGTCCCGGCAGCCGGCACGGTCGGCGGTGATCCCGTGACTGGGTGGTGCGTCACCGAAGAGGGCGCGCTGTACACGCTGTATAACGCCGGCTTCAGCGCTCGCCGTTACTTCCGGCTTCGAGTCGTGTCCGAAGCTCAGCCGATCCTCACCGGCGTGATCCTGGGCGCTCGCACGCAGCTGGCCGGCTACTCGAGGAAGCGCGACGAAGACGCCGGCGCGCGCACCGAGAGGTCGCAGGAGAGCGACGCCGGCTACCAGTCGACCGACCGCGTCTACGATCACCGCACATGCACGCTCGACCTCAAGGTGATCGGCGCCAGCGAGTACGACACGAAGATCCGCTCGCTGCGGACGCTGCTCTTCGCCCGGAACCAGCCCGCGGTCGTGGCGATCGACTTCGGCACCAATCCGGAGCGCGCCTGGCTCTTCCAGTACTCCGGGCGCAACTGGTCCTTCGGGATGGAGCGCGTTCACCGCGCCGGCACGATCCAGCTCCGCGAGCTCTACCCGGCGATCAGGTAGCGAAGGCCGATGCGCAACATCCACCCGGACCTGCTCGACTGCCTCCGCCGGCCGAACCCGTACACTGAGCTCGTCACTGAGATCTCGGCGCCGGACACGAGCGACGTCCTGCGCCGGCCGGACCAGTTCACGGATCCCGCGAACCTCCTCTCCCAAACGCCGGCGAGCTCGCTCTCGACGAGCTCGCGCGGTCCGCTGCAGCTGGCGTCGGCGTCGACGGCCCTCGCCGCTTTCACGGGCGAGACCAGCGGGCGCTTCAACCTGCACCGCGAGGACCCCAACAAGCGGCTCAAGGGCGTGGGCTGGGAGCTCGACAAGGACTTCGTTCGCGCCGTGCTGCGCACCGTCACGACGAAGATCTACCGGGGCGTGCTCTGGCCCGCCGTAGACTTCGAGCTCCAGATTTTCCGCGTCACGCGCACACCCGGCCTTAGATACAAGCCGAACTCGACGACCGGCACGCCGTGGAACGTGCACAGCTTCACGCCGCTCCTCTCGCCCGCTCCCGTTAGGAAGTGGGCCGATCTCACCTGGGTCGGCGGCAAGGCCGAGCTGTCGTACGACCTGACGAGCCACGGCCTGGTGATCGAGAACACGCCGGAGCAGGCCGTGTCGCCCGACCAGACCGGCGAGCTCCCGAAGTACTACTTCGTCGTCCGGCCCGTGAACATGCAGCAGACCGAGGGCGAGCGCTTCGGCTGGCTCGTGGACACGGCCACGGCGCGCACGATCGCCGGCGTGGGGACGTTCAAGAAGACGTACTGGAGGCGGAACAGCGGCGACGACACGCAGCAGTGGGAAGAGGACACGTACGATGAGTGTCCGTACATCAACGTTACCGTCGAGCAGTTCCAGGCAAGCTCGGAAGCAGTATACGCGCTCGATCTGACAAAGACGCCCGCGGCCGGCACGACGGGGCGCGTAATGTTCGAGCGGCTCCTTCCGCCGGGAACCTCGGCTTCGCTCGCGCTCTCGACCGCTGGATCCGGCGGGCCGTGGACCGCGGTGAAGCACGGCGACGTCGTCGCCACGGCGCAGCAGACCTATCACCTCAAGCTCAACATCGCGGCCGACGCGGCTCTGCGCTCGAGCCCGGGCGTGACCGCCCTCGGCGTCGAGTTCCGGAAGGCTTTCGACGTGAGCGTGGAGAGCGTGGTCGAATTCCCCACCCGCGAGATCTCCCTGCCCTGGCTCGAGGCGTCGATCGCCGAGGCCAAGCTCAAGGTGCTGCGGCTCGGCATCCGGGATTACCTGGACGTCGCTACGAGCCTCGGCTCCACGGAGTCGCCGGCCAAGCTCGAGGTGGACATCTACCTGGCATCGCGGCACCCGTCGGTCACGCGCGACAAAT is a window of Gemmatimonadaceae bacterium DNA encoding:
- a CDS encoding major capsid protein, encoding MDLFSTHTLIGVVQGLKSPPSALLDRYFGTIVQDTAEEIHFDVISTKRRIAPFVSPLVEGKIVEGLGHTVKTFQPAYIKDKRVFDSNRPFKRAIGEQIGGSLSPQERLQAHIAYELQDQTDMVTRRLEVMASEAIRTGKVTVVGDGYPEQVVDFGRAAGHTVTALSGAAMWDETTSTPLDDLQAWHDLALQESGAPVPDVIMGMTAWKWFRKHADVKDRLDVRRALGSELDLGAQLTEGMMYRGVIDGFNIFTYAGWYVDPATGSETAIWPADVVALTSAMLEGVRAFGAIRDEEADLQALPFFPKSWLNKDPAVRYLMMQSAPLVVPTRVNASVAVDVV
- a CDS encoding head decoration protein; this encodes MPASFASASYSPDRLLAGEIPLKSRKATLLSGEASRLRGAVLGKKATAGTIAGAAAAGNTGDGTIGTLSVAGRAKEGVYVATFVEPTTNLGSFIVEDPDGINVGRGVVGTAFSGPVVFTISDGATDFVAGDRFLITVSAVTYKYLRSASAATDGSERPVAILAEDCDATSADAECLVYERGDFNESALNFGTGHTAATVRDALRLLGITLVAAQAA
- a CDS encoding S49 family peptidase, with the translated sequence MAPRKKPAKRALAAMFADRWAIRPESLRQMIQIASRENLSREAIEAELGRPLDNTYTVTVRDGIARIPVAGPLFRYANLFTECSGATSYEEMAREFATALNDSQVKAIVLDIDSPGGEINGCAEMAELVFKARGTKPIVAHISGDGCSAAYWLATAADSVIAGDTAVVGCIGVVACYIDASKHYEMHGIEEIEIVSSQTPNKRPNPAEDAGRAQIQRTIDDLAGVFISAIAKHRGVGADVVQSDFGQGDVFVGAAAAAAGLIDGVATYEELHASLLESPASGSSSHPTAPTSSRKPLMKNQSLKATAANAPDPADDEQDPTKKKPADPDAPTSAEDPDEDKDKDPKDPDEEPNEEDAADDPEEPEKDDEDEEEEEEQPRTKAAARRERARILGIQSLARPGQEKLAAEAIEQGISVNAAARRFLEAERGVGANRLQSLKSDEQHLDKPGPVAPAVVDQASSEATAQSILAVHRTVSTPRRRR